A segment of the Mangrovimonas sp. YM274 genome:
TTGGTTATTAGCTGCATAGTGTTTTACACAAGCTGCCACATCATTTTCCTGAAGCCCAACGATAAAAGGTACCGTCATTTTTTTGTTCAAAAACGGATCCTCGGTGAAATATTCGTAGGTTCTTCCTCCAAGCGGTGTACGGATAATGTTAATGGCTGGCGACAATAACACATCCTTATCTCTTGCGATGGCCTCTTCCCCAACACTGTTTCCAAAAACATAGCTCAACTCAGGATTCCAGGTTGCTGCTACACCTCCACCCGCTGGGTAGTACGTTGCGAAGTCATTGTCCCATCCTGCAGCTGACCAGTTATCTTTTGAGATTTCTTCTCGAACTCCCAACGGCCCATCGGCCATGGTCAATTCTGGAACTCCCAAACGCTCCACAGCAGCAGTTGCAAACATGGTGCTTCCGTGCAACATGCCTACTTTTTCTTCCAAAGTCATTTGTGCCATCAACGAATCGATTTTAGCATCGAATTCGTGGGTTACCGGTTTCCCTTTATAGGTGGTCTCCACTTTGGCACTCTCGGCCACTACTGGCTCGGATGTCTTTTCTTCCTTACATGACATTGCCAGCAAAGACGCTGCAACTACAGAGGTATATATTAATTTGTGTTTCATGTGTAATATCTATTATTCTATTTGAACTGACGGTGTCTCTAAATTATCTGCAACTTATTTTAAGTTGATGGTCTGTGCTTGTCCGTTGTATTCGACAGTTTGTCCTTCGGCATCATAAGTAAATGCCTTTGGATTGTCTTTGCTAACAGGTACAATCACGAATGTTCTGTTTTCAAGCATCCCTTCAAACGCTCCTTGACGTTCACCAATGATCAAAGTTCCTTCGGCCTCGTTGTATTGGAATGGAATGTGGGCATACTTTCCTTTTTCGTAATTGTAGTTTACACCTTCGTCTTCATATAAATTGAAGCTTCCGTCCTTTCCTTGGTATACATACATTACGATAGTTTCTGCTGGTTTTTGATCTGTATACTGAATCTCTGGACCTACAGGAATAATAGAACCTTCAGGAATGAACAATGGAATACGACCATAAGGAGCCTCTACTGTTTTTGACTGTCCACCGTTAATGAATGCTCCGGTGTAGAAATCATACCAACCAGATGTGCTTGGGAAATATACCTCACGACTGCGTGCACCATATTCATATACAGGGTTCACCATTAAAGATGGCCCAAACATGAACTGATCGCTGATGTTTTCAACTTTCTTATCCGAAGCAAAATCCATTACCAATGGACGCATGATGGTATAATCATCGAAATAAGTTTTCCCTGCCAAGGTGTAGATGTAAGGCATCAAACGGTAACGCAAATTGGTGTAGTACAAAATTGACTCGTAAGCTGGGTGCCCTTCCGGAGCAATATGCCAAGCTTCACGGAATGGATACTGACCATGTGCTCTGTACAATGGTGCAAAAGCACCAAATTGATACCAACGCGCATTCAACTCTCTCCATTCTTTATAATCTTCAGTCTCTTGTCCAGATTTGTTATAATCCAATTGCGCCGCTACATAACGATCCTCAACACAGAACCCACCAATATCCATCGTCCAATAAGGAATTCCGCTTACTGCGAAATTAAGTCCTGCAGAAATCTGTGCTTTCATATCTTCCCAACGGGTAGCAATATCCCCACTCCAAGTAGCTGTGGAATAACGCTGTAAACCGGCAAAACCAGATCTTGTCAACAAGAACACACGCTTATTCGGTTCAACATCTCGTTGTCCATTGTAAATAGCTTCGGCATTCATCAAGGCATAAGTATTGAAGTATTCTGTTGAAGGTCCCAAAGCTGTTGGCCCTTGCAATGCCTTACGATACTCCATATCGGTGCAATCCAATACGTTTGGCTCACTGGCATCCATCCACCAGGCGTCGATGTTCAATGGATAGTAATGCTCATAAATTTGGTTCCAGAACAATTTTCTGGCATCTGCAGAATAGGCATCGTAGAACGATCCAATATATCCAGGACCTACCCAATCGCGAATGCTATCCTTGATAGCCTGTCTGTACATCCATCCTTTTTGATCAAATTCCTTAAAGTGTTCTGTATTTTGGTAGAACTTAGGCCATACAGAAATCATCATTTTCCCGTTCATGGCATGGATAGAATCCAACATTCCCTTTGGATCTGGAAAACGAGCTTTATCAAACTCATGACTTCCCCATTGGTCTTCTTCCCAGTGGTTCCAGTCCAATACAATATTATCGATAGGAATTTGACGTGCTCTAAACTCTCTCAAAGTACTCAAAATCTCATCCTGAGTTTTGTAGCGCTCACGGCTTTGCCAGTATCCCATGGCCCATTTTGGCATCACTTGGGATTTTCCTGTAAGGGTACGGTAACCTTTAATAATCTCGTCCATAGAGTTTCCGTGAACAAAGTAATAATCCATTTTTTTGTTCATTTCACTCCACCAAACTTGGTTGCCTTTTTCAACTTCCGGTTGCGGCGTTCTTACACGTAAACCACAGTAAGAACTTCCTCCGTTTGGTTGCCATTCTATACGCAATGGCACACGCTTACCAGCTTCCATGTTGAAGGTAAACTTATAGCTGTTAGGATTCCAAGCCGTTCTCCAACGCTCAGGTACCAAAAGCTCATCATTCAAGTATACTTTAATGTATCCTGCGTAGTACAAGATAAAGTTGAACTCACCACTTTCAGCAGCTTCAATATCCCCTTCATATAATACTTCGGCATTTTTTAATGGGAAATTGGCCGGTAAATTTTTAATGCTCTTAACATCTTCAAAGAAAATAGACGGCTCATCCCTTACAATCGTTTGCCCGCCATTATCGGCAGTTTTGTAAGTTCCGGTTAACGCATTTTCCTTGCCTTCTTTATTATACAGTTTAAACACTTCGTTCAATTGCAGGTACGGACGACTGTCACCAAAACGGCTTAACGCATAACTGTCCCAAAGCAATCCATAGTTTTTGTTCGATACAATAAATGGTACAGAAACCTTAGTGTTATATTGAAATAACTCTTCGCTTTTATCTTTGTAATTGTATTCATCGGATTGGTGCTGTCCTAAACCATAGAACGCCTCATCTGCTGGCGAATCGAAGATTTGACGAACGCTGTAACCTTTGGTTCCTTCAACTTCTATAGGCTCAAAAGTTTTTCCGCCTCCAGCTTGTTCAGACAGAACTACCTTTCCATTTTTATCTTTAAATGTAATTCCTCCATCAATGCTAGACACCAACACATTTAAAGCCTTTGTTGAAAGCGTGATGGAATCACCAGTTTGCGCAACGTCAAACGGAACCGTCTTAATATTTGGAAGAATAATTAAACTAGAATCTTTTGGAAATTCCTGATCGGGAGTTGCCGACACATGAATCAATTCATCCCCTAAAACTTGCAGTCGCAGTTTATGTACATCGGTGTTGTTGGCCTGCTTCACATTAACAACAATACCATCAGTAGTTTTCTGATAGTGTTGTTCCTCCTTAGCACAAGAGGCAAAAAGCAAACCCGTTAATAAACCCAGGTATATTTTGTTTCTTTTCATTGTGATTGTGTTTTCTTCCTTTAATTTATGATTTGAAATACATTTAAATTCTACTTAGTTGTCACCGTAATTGTCGCCTCTTTCAAGCCATCCGAAGACACTTTCAGTGTGGCAATTCCGGCCTTATCTGTAGATTTCACTACTACCAAGCATTTTCCGTTTAGAGCTTTGTGAGTCTTCCCTTTGAACGATTCATGATTAGTTGGGTCTCCATTGCCTACAGCAAAGATTTCCCCGTTTCCTTCTATTGAAAAATTCAATTGATTTTGCGCTGTTGCCACAAAATTTCCATCGGCATCCACCACATCTACAGTAATAAACGACAGGTCTTTGCCATCTGCGGTTATGGTTTGTCTATCGGCAGTCAATTTAACCGTTGCTGCTTCCCCTGCTGTTTTTAATTCTTTTTCCAAAACTACCTGACCATCTTTTCTGGAAACAGCTTTCACTGTTCCTGCTTCAAAAGGAATTCGCCACATCACGTGCAAATCGTCTCCCTCCTTTTTCTTAATGCCCTGTGATTTGCCATTGACGAACAATTCCACTTCATCGGCATTGTTGTAATAAGCCCAAACATCTACGGTTTCCCCTTCTGTCCAATTCCAATGAGGAAAAATGTGAAGTACATCCTTATCGGTCCATTCACTTTGGTACATGTAATAGACATCTTTTGGAAAGCCTGCCAAATCCACAATTCCGAAGTAAGAACTTCTGGACGGCCATACATACGGCGTAGGCTCACCTATATAATCGAAACCTGTCCAGATGTACATACCTGAAAGGAAATCGTATTTTTTAATGATCTTCCAAGTCTCCTCATGGGTAGAGCCCCAAGGGGTGCTCACCTGGTCATAAGCCGACACGGTGTTTCCAGGATTTCCGCCATCGAAAGGTAAATCCCAACGTACAGGCCAACGTTTTAAAGTATCCGATTTTTTATCGTAATACCCTCTGGTCTGTAATCCCGAAGTTGTCTCCGTTGCAATGAACGGTGTCTCTGGAAAATTTTGTTGGTGAAAAGGAAATGTATTGTGGGCATAGTTATAACCTATCAAATCCAATACACCTGAGGCAGCTACAGGATTTAAACTCGCTTTTTCCACATCAAATTGT
Coding sequences within it:
- a CDS encoding TIM-barrel domain-containing protein; its protein translation is MKRNKIYLGLLTGLLFASCAKEEQHYQKTTDGIVVNVKQANNTDVHKLRLQVLGDELIHVSATPDQEFPKDSSLIILPNIKTVPFDVAQTGDSITLSTKALNVLVSSIDGGITFKDKNGKVVLSEQAGGGKTFEPIEVEGTKGYSVRQIFDSPADEAFYGLGQHQSDEYNYKDKSEELFQYNTKVSVPFIVSNKNYGLLWDSYALSRFGDSRPYLQLNEVFKLYNKEGKENALTGTYKTADNGGQTIVRDEPSIFFEDVKSIKNLPANFPLKNAEVLYEGDIEAAESGEFNFILYYAGYIKVYLNDELLVPERWRTAWNPNSYKFTFNMEAGKRVPLRIEWQPNGGSSYCGLRVRTPQPEVEKGNQVWWSEMNKKMDYYFVHGNSMDEIIKGYRTLTGKSQVMPKWAMGYWQSRERYKTQDEILSTLREFRARQIPIDNIVLDWNHWEEDQWGSHEFDKARFPDPKGMLDSIHAMNGKMMISVWPKFYQNTEHFKEFDQKGWMYRQAIKDSIRDWVGPGYIGSFYDAYSADARKLFWNQIYEHYYPLNIDAWWMDASEPNVLDCTDMEYRKALQGPTALGPSTEYFNTYALMNAEAIYNGQRDVEPNKRVFLLTRSGFAGLQRYSTATWSGDIATRWEDMKAQISAGLNFAVSGIPYWTMDIGGFCVEDRYVAAQLDYNKSGQETEDYKEWRELNARWYQFGAFAPLYRAHGQYPFREAWHIAPEGHPAYESILYYTNLRYRLMPYIYTLAGKTYFDDYTIMRPLVMDFASDKKVENISDQFMFGPSLMVNPVYEYGARSREVYFPSTSGWYDFYTGAFINGGQSKTVEAPYGRIPLFIPEGSIIPVGPEIQYTDQKPAETIVMYVYQGKDGSFNLYEDEGVNYNYEKGKYAHIPFQYNEAEGTLIIGERQGAFEGMLENRTFVIVPVSKDNPKAFTYDAEGQTVEYNGQAQTINLK